AAAATTCACTTCTACAGGGGATCTGGAAGCCCTTAAAAAAGAAACCTTTGTCCTAAAGGAAGGTGTTGAATATAGAGTCAAAATTAACTTCAAAGTAAGTATATGGCCCTGTATGTTTGTATAAAGTTTCAATTCTTCCTGtaatcagaagaagaaaaaaaatcaaatttcttacATTATCACATTGGCATATGTTTGttaatttctatttctccctAAATCTGGGCTCTCGGTTTTAGTTCCCAAAGCTTCTTCCTCATGGGGTGGAAGACAATCGGGAAGGGTGGGCAGGCAGAGGCAGGGAATAACAAGGAATATTCACACTTTCCTTTTGTCCATCTCAACCATGTTTATATTAAATGGATGATCTGTGGAGCAGTAGAAAAAcaggagtttttcttttttgaagtccTTATTACCACTCCACCACCATTTCCgtctttttttggtcttttacCCACCAGACCACATCTTCTACTATGCCCAGGAGACCAGCTTAAAGGCTTCTAGAAGGATGTGGGTTTTTTTCCTATATCTATGAGTCACATGCAGAAGTTAGAAGAGTTAGAAAGTTCGGGTTTCATTTTATCACTCTTTCTTCAATGAAGCTGTTTTCCTTCTGTCTGCTTTCAATAGCTTTATGCTACAGGTTTTGCTGACCGACTGTTCCAAACCTAAGCAAGAAGTATTCATGGCTACACTACCCCATTgccaacaaaacaaaatgtatCACTGAGAGACTGCTCTAATTGTTCTgtccaaaataaaaacagagcccTGGTTATTGTCAAAGAGAAACAATACTCTTTCATTCTTACATGGGTGAACAATTAACCAAGCCATCCAGCTAATGGGGTTGTGCCCACTTTAATTTGCTTGTATAAACATGACCATGGTATAAAATTAACAGACCGGTTCAGCCCTAGGTAGAATGAATCATGGAAAAATAAAGTGCTCGAGCTGTCTATATTTTCATTCCACTTTAGTAAATTTTCTTTGAAAGGCTTGGGAAAGTGGCAAGATTCCAGACAACATCTGAGAACGACAGCCATCCAAACTATATGCCAGAGGCAAATGGATTTCACCCATTATTTTCATCCGAGGGGGGTGTTTTCCTGTGACTCATCTCATCTCTAGACTCCAATCACAGTTATGTTACAAGCAAAATCATCTTCTAGGTCCTACTGTCCATTACGACTTTTCTCCCTGTTTGTTCTTCATATGTTTGGTGGATCATTTCTGAGATTAGGGTTTTCAGATATTTACATAATAGTTTCCATTAATGCCTTTGTAACCTAAAAACAAGAAAGGCCTTATGGACAGTCTTCAGGGAGAAGGAGCTCAAGACCCTTCTCTGGGCCATGGAGGAAGGAGAGACGTAATGTAGAATACTGAGACTGTTTTAATTAACCATCTCCTCCCCCACACCAAAAATCATAGTATTCAACAATTGGAACCAGCTTCGGTAACATTGAGTCTTGTGACTTCCTTTCTTTAATCTCTGCCTCATCGCCAGGCTACATGATGGTAGTAACTTATTTTGAACTAAATCTTCAGTCCTTTCATCCTTAGAGAAGCCTCAGTTAGGTCAGATCAGCATGAAATATGAGGAAAAATTGAAGACCCTCTTTAATCTGAATCACATGGCTCCTTCCCACCTACAGGTGAACAAGGATATTGTGTCAGGACTGAAGTATGTTCAACACACCTACCGGACGGGGGTGAAAGGTAAAGTATCCACACTTACCACTGTACCAAACTCCGCTTCTCAGGGACACGTAAACTTCGGGTTATTAGCGATGTTTAGTCCTAAATTCATTGAAGAATCTGATGACAGCTGTGGACATTCACCCTTGCAGAGCCACGCACCTACTTACTTCCATGTTAACAGAAACCTAGTTAAGACTGGGTCAGCCACCGACCTTCAGCATTCTGCTTCGGAAATCCAATTTTATTACTTATAAAGGGGAAGAATAAGAATTCGATACCTGGCTCGGTTAGATCCtccggaggaaggcatggcaaccgactccaatattcttgcctggagaatcccatggacagaggagcctggagggctacagtccatagggtcgcaaagagtcggacacgacctaagCAACATAGCACGCAAGCAAACACAACCAAGTTTGAATTCAAGTACATAAATGTactcttgaattttttaaaaaagcagttcaCAAGTaaaaaaactgctgctgctgctgctgctaagtcgcttcagttgtgtccgactctgtgtgaccccataggcggcagcccaccaggctcccccatccctgggagtctccaggcaagaacactggagtgggttgccatttccttctccaaaaaaaccTGAGTGTCAGAGAAATCCGAGAGGAAAGACCTACCCAAATGGGAGGTGCTAGTAGCATATGATAGGCAGGTGCCAGCGGAGGGGTGGGCTGCGGTGCTCAATTTCCTGGCCAAAGAATAGGGGGGGCCGGGGGGAACTCTTTCTAGAACTGAGAAAAgcggctcagatggtgaagcgtctgcctacaatgcaggagacccaggttcgatccctgtgtaggaagaccccctggagaaggcaatggcaccccactccagtactcttgcctggaaaatcccatggacggaggagcctggtaggctacagtccatggggttgcaaagagtcagacaggactgagtgacttcactttcactttgtaactaaaacaaataatatcACATTATTTAATCTACAGTTTCCTTGACAAGCTGCACCTAAACGGTGCATGTTCAGTTGGGTTCTGTTAATAAgagcagagaaaaatgaaaggtgGAAGGCGGATGAAAGCACTTTAAACGTTTCGTTAACCTACTGGTGTGAAACAGCGTCCCCTAGAGGGGTGAATCAGTAATGCATAGGTCAGTTTCACCAAATCCATCAAAGAGGACTAAGGAAGACAATGATCAGTTAGCATGgagcacgactaagcgacttcactttcacttttcactttcatgcattggagatggaaatggaaacccactccagtgttcttgcctggagaatcccagggacagaggagcctagtgggctgccgtctatggggtcacacagagtcggacacgactgaagcgacttagcagtagcagcaaagacCCACTTAATGACTCAAATCCCACAGAAGATAGTTAACCTTAAAGATCGTCCTTGCTCTTCCAATACCTAGTCTCACGAAAACATAGTTCAGTTTCCTATTTTCCTTTGGGTGTAAAGACTCTGATGTATCACTTGGGCAAAAGGTTGTCAAGAATGTCTGCAGCTATTCCTCCAAACTTATTCAAAATAACAGCCAATTTAAACatcacctgcctgcctgcccacctACCTTTACTTAAACTTTCTAGTCCTTATTATTCTTAATATATATCCCAGTTGCTTACCTTTTAATAACTCTGGTTGGCTATTTTTACCATCTGTTTCAGTTCaccactataaaaaaaaaaaaaaaattattggtttTCCCATTTCATCTAATTATTCCATCCatgatttctgttcattctgATCACCAGCTGTTACCTTATCTCTTGCAACTATCCACAGAATGATAGTTTGTAGATAGAAGATCCTCAAGGTGTATTATATAGAAAAGAAACTGAATCCCCGAAACGTAGATAGTAGCAGGGCTGAGATCAGAACTCTGGTCTCAATTAGTTTCAgggtttttttaattgagatataattggcatataacatagtgttagttttaggtatacaacataatgaccTGTACCTGtacatattgtaaaataattaccgTGATTAGTCTAATTAACCCCCATCACCACAcagtttcagttttttttcttgtgatgagaacttttaagatcaaCTCTCTCTGCAGCTTTCAAATACACAACATAGTATTGTGAACTATGGTCACCGCACTgtactttagggcttccctggctcagttggtaaagaatctgcctgcaatacaggacacccaagttcgattcctgggttgagaagatcccctggacttacttatcttgtaactggaagtGTGTACCTTTGGAGTACCTggaattctttttgtttgtttgtttgttttttatgataTAATCTGCTATATCTTCATAGAGTCTTGATCCTCATTGATTTAGGGCACTAATTCCTCAGCTTTCCTAAATCTCAGAGTTAAAGACACTGATTCTTGGGACTCACAATAGTACTAACCATAGGTTGAGAGTGGGTCAAAGTATACTACATTATGAAGAGAttccaactttaaaaaatgtttttaaggaaaaaaaaaaagttgctccAGGTAAATCTGATATTTAGCCAGGCTTGGAAACTATTACTCTTGGCTTTGATCACAGTGAGCTCTGCTCCAAATTGTCACATGCAGTGTTTCCATCTAACAGGCTCTCACCCTaatgaacttttcttttttcccagtgGATAAAGCAACGTTCATGGTGGGCAGCTACGGGCCTCGGCCAGAGGAATATGAGTTTCTGACTCCAATTGAGGAGGCCCCCAAGGGCATGCTGGCCCGAGGCACTTACCACAACAAGTCCTTCTTCACCGATGATGATAAGCATGACCACCTCACCTGGGAGTGGAACCTGTCCATTAAGAAGGACTGGACAGAATGAGCGCCCCAGCCCTTCGCTCTGCCTATCTTTGCCATCCAGAAGAGCCCTTGGTCCCTCCTCCCTGATCACAGTTGGGGCCCTTTCCCAGCACCCTCCACCCTCTTAGCACTG
This window of the Bos taurus isolate L1 Dominette 01449 registration number 42190680 breed Hereford chromosome 5, ARS-UCD2.0, whole genome shotgun sequence genome carries:
- the ARHGDIB gene encoding rho GDP-dissociation inhibitor 2; translation: MTEKAPEPHVEEDDDELDGKLNYKPPPQKSLKELQEMDKDDESLTKYKKTLLGDGPVVADPTAPNVTVTRLTLVCESAPGPITMDLTGDLEALKKETFVLKEGVEYRVKINFKVNKDIVSGLKYVQHTYRTGVKVDKATFMVGSYGPRPEEYEFLTPIEEAPKGMLARGTYHNKSFFTDDDKHDHLTWEWNLSIKKDWTE